Within bacterium, the genomic segment CAAACAGGTTTTAAAAAATTCAAAAATCGCAGAAAATGCCGGAGAAACACTTATATTAAGGGTATCAAAAAAGTATTTAACAAAAAATGCGGATTACATGCTTGAAGGTTTCAAGAAAACAGCAGAAGAACTTGAAAAAAATCCAAAATTTAAAGATGCATCAATTCATTTTAATAATGTTTTAAAAAACTTTCCCGACAAAGAAAAACTAAGAGAAAATTTAATAAAAGCCCATCAGCATATTTTTTCTCTGGAATTTGCTCTATCAAGCTTGCTTGCTATATCAAACCCATGGGTAATCAATTATATAACAGAAAAAAGAACTAAAAGAAACGGATATGTCGGTGAATTTAAAATGGCAGGTAAAGAATACACCAATAAAAATGCAATGAACCATGAAAAAACTAAAAAAATCAAAATGGCACTTTCTTTTTTATTTCCAATTTTGCCTGCAATAATAATCCCCAAAATAGCTTCCAAAGCCATTTTAAAGCCTATTGACAAATTAGGAACAATAGGAAAATTCCTGAAAAACAACGCACATATATTTGATTACAAAGATGCTGTTTATGCTAGTAAAGCCGCCTGTTTCGGCATTATGGCGTTTGGTGATTTCCCTTCATATATGCTTGCTTGTAGAGACAAACACGAATTAAAACTCAGAGCTACAGGGTTTAGTTTTATAATAGCCATGCTTTTTGCCGGTGATTTTATATTGAATAATATTGTCGGCAGAATAAGTGATGAAATTTTTAAAACAAAATTAATGAACAGAGAAGGGTTTGAAAAAACAGGTTTCTTAAAGAATTTCTTAATGCATGTTAATAGTTTCGAAAAATTAAATGCAATGCCCCATCTTTCAAAAGTAAACAAAAGAGCAGCTCTTGCCATGTATTGGGGCAATTTTGCTCTTACTACAGCACTACTTGGCTTTGGCTTGCCGTTTATTTTAAATAAAGGTCTTAAAAAAGACGTTGCAAAAGATCAAAAAAATATTTCTAAAGATACGTCAAAACCACAAAAAAAAACCTGAGTTTTTGACTCAGGGTTTCTAATCTTGTTAGAAGGGAAGGTTAGGAAGTAAGTTCAGGAAGCTATATCGTATATATATATAAAATATTCTGCTTATACAAAATTGCGTCACAAAACAAAAATTGTAATATTTTGTAACATGCTTTTTGCATGGTTTTCAAAGGGTTCCAGTAAATTTTTACTTTGAATCCCCTGTCATCTTTGTAATATAAGCCAACAATATTTTTTATTTTTTATTTTTTATTTGAAAGTTTTTTTATTTCTCTCTCGGCATTTTTAAGAGAGAATTTGGCTAGAGGTTTTCTTGTCCTGCTGTCATAAAATACAAGCCAGTGCCTTTTCTTTGGATTATCTACAGAAAAAGACAATCTCCCTCTCATTTCGCTGTTGGGAGTTATTTTTGTAAACCACATGCTTGTATCACCAAAAGGAGAAGCGTAATATACAGTTTTATAATCGCTTAAAAGTGCCATATCAAAAGTACTGAATGTTTTATCAGTGTTATTTTTTACACCAAGAGTTAAAGTAATAGTATTTAACTCTCCAAAAGGATCTTCTTCGACATTATATCCGATAATTTTTACATTAAGTCCGTCAAGAGCCAGATCCTCATCCCTTAAGGCTTTTTCTGACATAACGGGAAGGGCAACACTTTCATTTACGTTTACTTTGATTTCATCACCCGGTTGTATTAAAACATCATGCCCTTTTCTTACAAGAGAAGCCGTCATTCCGATAAGAGCGCCTATCCCTGCTCCGCCTGCAACAGTATATCCATGACTTGCAACTGTTGCGCCAAGACCAAGGACTTTAAACGCCAGTATTCCTCCTATAACTCCTCCTGCCACAGTGTAAGCAGTATCCTCAAGAACTACTTTTGCTGCAGAAGCAGCAGCGTTTCTTTTTGTTGTCATACTTGCAACTATAGGTATTTTCCTGTTATCGGGAGTTATTAAATAATCAAATTTTAGTGTCATATAAGCATCTCTGCCGAGTCTTTTTTTGTCCGTAAGCTCTGTAACCACCCCATGTGCAACCGTACCGGAAGGAATCACTATCCCGCTCTGTGTAGAAAAATCATCTGTTATTTCAGCAAAAAATTCATCGCCTTTTATGTGAAAATTGCTGTTTATAACACTAGATACGGTCATTTTAAGCTTTGCACCTTTTTGAACAGCTTCTACCTGCCCTGTAAACAAATCCTTATTTTCGTCAAGCTCATTATAATCAACTCCTCCGTTAATAGGCTTTCCTGAACTCGGGAACATTGTTTCGGTCGGGGTATTTATTGCCTGATCTTCACTAAAACAGGGCATGTTAAAACTTAAAAGGAAAACTGCCGTTAAAAAAGCTGAAAAAAGCCTCTTTATCTCTAAATCTTTACTCATTTGCTACCCGAAATTTTTATTTTTGTAATATTTTTATCATACATTACTTTATTTAAAACGTCATTATTCCTTGTTTAAATCCTTTTGAATTCTTATTTTGTTAAAATATTCCTGCATATTTGAAGAAACATTTATATTTTGCAGTGATAAATTGTATTTATTAAACTCCGCAAGCGTATCTTGCTCGTAATGCAATACTTTTTCCTGTTGAGGCGCAGGCAATTTTTGTTGAAGAAAATTTTCATTTTTCTTTTGATTCGGATTCTCAAGAAAATGTATTAAGTGATCAAGCGTATAAGCAGAAGAAAACTTATAACGAAGAAGAATATCTTTTTGAGCTGAACCCACAGGAAAATTATAAAGCCATTTTAAGGTAATAATATCTCTTTTTGAAACAGAAGTTACACCGTATTGATGGGGGACATACATTATGTCTTCGGGATAAGGACTGTGATTAAGCCCTAAAGCATGACCTATCTCGTGAATAATAGTATGTCTGACCTCGTTTTTGTCTTCATACTGCTTATGAATAAGACCATCCGAAAGACCAATTTGAATTTCTGCTGAAAATAGCCTTCCTTCAGGATCAAAATTAAACAAACAATGCCCTAATGATGACCTGTCTACACGTTTCCATTCTATGTTTATTTGCGAATTATATAGATTATCAACAAATTCAAAAGATATTTTCTCGTTGGAAGCTTTTTTCCAAATTTCAAAAGCTTCTTTTATCATTGCATAATAGAAATATTCCTGTCCTTTTTCTTTATACCAACGAAAAGGCGCAACATAAACCTTGAGAGGCATACATTTGTCGGGCCACCTCAGCAATTTATCGTCCTTAAGGCAATTTGTCAGATAAGATGCAAAACTCATTATTTACGCAAGTACCTGTTTAAATATATTATTCATTTTTTTAGTTTAGTGTAATTTTAAAATTTAAACAGGTTTTTAACAAGTGTATGATTTTTTTTAAAAAAATAATCTAATAAAAACTTCTTCTGTTAAAATAAAATTACTGTCAGAATTCGAGGAGGAAAAAAATTATGATGAAAGGTTTTAACATCCAGCAGATGATGAAACAAGCACAGCAGATGCAGAAAAAAATGGAAGAAACTCAGGATGAATTAAGGACTATTCAGATAAAAAGCGAGGCAGGCGGCGGCGTTGTTTCAGTTGTTTTTAACGGAAAAAACGAATTTCAGTCAATAAAAATCAAACCTGAAGCTATAAATCCCGATAATCCTGAAAGCGTTGATGCAGACACAGTTGAAATGCTTGAAGATCTTATTGCAGGCGCGCTTAAAGATGCAAACAAAAAAGTTGCCGAGATAACCGAAGCAAAAATGGGTTCTATTACCGGTGGAATGAATATTCCGGGATTATTTTAATGCAATACACAAAACCTTTAGCCAGGCTTATAGAAGAATTTCAAAAGCTTCCCGGCATTGGTCCAAAATCAGCACAGAGAATGGCTTTTCATATTCTTAAAACCCCTTCTGCCGAAGTACAGAAGTTTTGTGATGCAATACTTTATGCAAAAGAAAAAATTAAATATTGCCAAACCTGTTTTAATATGTCCAGCGAAAATCCTTGCGAAATCTGCACCGATGAAAGACGCGATAAACATATATTCTGTGTTGTTTCAGAAACAAAAGACCTTATCGCCCTTGAAAGAACAAGAGAATACAAAGGCAAATACCACGTTTTACAAGGCTTAATTTCTCCTCTT encodes:
- a CDS encoding matrixin family metalloprotease produces the protein MSFASYLTNCLKDDKLLRWPDKCMPLKVYVAPFRWYKEKGQEYFYYAMIKEAFEIWKKASNEKISFEFVDNLYNSQINIEWKRVDRSSLGHCLFNFDPEGRLFSAEIQIGLSDGLIHKQYEDKNEVRHTIIHEIGHALGLNHSPYPEDIMYVPHQYGVTSVSKRDIITLKWLYNFPVGSAQKDILLRYKFSSAYTLDHLIHFLENPNQKKNENFLQQKLPAPQQEKVLHYEQDTLAEFNKYNLSLQNINVSSNMQEYFNKIRIQKDLNKE
- a CDS encoding YbaB/EbfC family nucleoid-associated protein; translation: MKGFNIQQMMKQAQQMQKKMEETQDELRTIQIKSEAGGGVVSVVFNGKNEFQSIKIKPEAINPDNPESVDADTVEMLEDLIAGALKDANKKVAEITEAKMGSITGGMNIPGLF
- the recR gene encoding recombination mediator RecR, giving the protein MQYTKPLARLIEEFQKLPGIGPKSAQRMAFHILKTPSAEVQKFCDAILYAKEKIKYCQTCFNMSSENPCEICTDERRDKHIFCVVSETKDLIALERTREYKGKYHVLQGLISPLDGITPNDLRIKELLERLGKENPEEVILALNPSVEGEATSLYLSRLIKPLGIKVSRIAFGLPAGADLEYADEVTLARALEGRREII